A genomic stretch from Caulobacter sp. FWC2 includes:
- a CDS encoding Zn-dependent alcohol dehydrogenase has product MKAAVLREVGKPLEIETVAIGKPGPREVLIRTKAAGVCHSDLHFIEGSYSHPLPAVLGHESAGIVEAVGSEVRTVKVGDHVITCLNPYCGHCEVCLTGHMNLCISPETKRPKDAEPRLFKEDLGGGANGKMAQFLNLSSFAEMMLVHEHACVAIRKDMPFDRAALIGCSVMTGVGAVMHTSNVRPGETVAVIGCGGVGLATINGAAIAGAGRIIAIDRVASKLELAKTFGATDVIDGSAVDDIAKAVVELTGGGVHHSFEAIGLKATAEASFKMLRRGGTANVIGMIPVGTKIELHGVDFLGERRIQGSYMGSNRFPVDMPRLVDFYMQGRLKLDELISRRIKLEDVNSAFDELKRGELARSVIVFE; this is encoded by the coding sequence ATGAAGGCCGCTGTTCTGCGCGAGGTGGGCAAGCCCCTCGAGATCGAGACCGTGGCCATCGGCAAGCCGGGCCCGCGCGAGGTGCTGATCCGCACCAAGGCCGCCGGCGTCTGCCACTCCGACCTGCACTTCATCGAGGGCTCCTACAGCCACCCCCTGCCCGCCGTGCTGGGCCACGAGAGCGCCGGGATCGTCGAGGCGGTCGGCAGCGAGGTGCGGACGGTCAAGGTCGGCGACCACGTCATCACCTGCCTCAACCCCTATTGCGGCCACTGCGAGGTCTGCCTGACCGGCCACATGAACCTGTGCATCAGCCCGGAGACCAAGCGCCCCAAGGACGCCGAGCCCCGCCTGTTCAAGGAGGACCTTGGGGGCGGCGCCAACGGCAAGATGGCCCAGTTCCTGAACCTGTCGTCCTTCGCCGAGATGATGCTGGTCCACGAGCACGCGTGCGTCGCCATCCGCAAGGACATGCCGTTCGACCGCGCCGCCCTGATCGGCTGCTCGGTGATGACCGGGGTCGGGGCGGTGATGCACACCTCCAACGTCCGCCCGGGCGAGACCGTGGCCGTGATCGGCTGCGGCGGCGTGGGCCTGGCCACCATCAACGGCGCGGCCATCGCCGGCGCGGGCCGGATCATCGCCATCGACCGCGTCGCCTCGAAACTTGAGCTGGCCAAGACCTTCGGCGCCACCGACGTGATCGACGGCTCGGCCGTCGACGACATCGCCAAGGCCGTGGTCGAGCTGACCGGCGGCGGCGTCCACCACAGCTTCGAGGCCATCGGCCTGAAGGCCACGGCGGAAGCGTCGTTCAAGATGCTGCGCCGGGGCGGCACGGCCAATGTGATCGGCATGATCCCGGTGGGGACCAAGATCGAGCTGCACGGCGTCGACTTCCTGGGCGAGCGCCGGATCCAGGGCAGCTATATGGGCTCCAACCGCTTCCCGGTCGACATGCCGCGCCTGGTGGACTTCTACATGCAGGGCCGCCTGAAGCTGGACGAGCTGATCTCGCGCCGGATCAAGCTGGAGGACGTCAACAGCGCCTTCGACGAGCTGAAGCGCGGGGAACTGGCCCGGTCGGTGATCGTGTTTGAGTGA
- a CDS encoding ATP-binding protein → MTQTTHHESLAEDISAFFDVSLDLLVIRDIDGRVLKASRSWFTKLGHRPEDMEGGPLLRLVHPDDMPDTQKSVLEVQNRRDDDPVMGFTNRYRHVEGHYLTLEWRAQRLGDRIYGVARDVTERVAADRALVEAKAAAEAANRAKTDFLANISHEIRTPLNGVIGVVDALARTPLSPDQAEMIGLIRDSGATLERLVSDFLDVAKIEAGQLELERRPFDLDQTLRACIEIMRRRAVEKGLTLRVEGLDAAARETGGRYQGDGTRISQVIGNLLSNAIKFTAAGAVTLRVRTEPIGDETAITFEIEDTGIGFDADHAAGLFSRFHQADASISRRFGGTGLGLSICRSLVEMMGGEISAASTPGVGSRFTVSLRLPPAPLEPADEPRDILAAPIDSDSAPLRVLLVEDHPTNQRVAQLILATQGAEVVTVNDGLEAIDAFRAATFDVVLMDMQMPRMDGLAATRALRALEARSGAARTPIIMLSANALTGHREQTLEAGADLHVAKPITAANLLAGIQAAVG, encoded by the coding sequence ATGACCCAGACGACCCACCACGAGAGCCTGGCCGAGGATATCAGCGCCTTTTTCGACGTGTCCCTGGACCTTCTGGTGATCCGGGATATCGACGGCCGCGTGCTGAAGGCCAGCCGCTCCTGGTTCACCAAGCTGGGCCACCGCCCCGAGGACATGGAAGGCGGGCCGCTGCTGCGCCTGGTCCATCCCGACGACATGCCAGACACCCAGAAGAGCGTGCTCGAGGTCCAGAACCGTCGGGACGATGACCCGGTCATGGGCTTCACCAATCGCTATCGCCACGTCGAAGGACACTATCTGACCCTGGAATGGCGCGCCCAGCGCCTGGGCGACCGCATCTATGGCGTCGCGCGCGACGTGACCGAGCGCGTGGCCGCCGACCGGGCGCTGGTCGAGGCCAAGGCGGCCGCCGAAGCGGCCAACCGCGCCAAGACCGACTTTCTCGCCAATATCAGCCACGAGATCCGCACGCCGCTGAACGGCGTCATCGGCGTCGTCGACGCCCTGGCCCGCACCCCGCTGAGCCCCGATCAGGCCGAGATGATCGGCCTGATCCGGGACTCGGGCGCCACCCTGGAGCGGCTGGTGTCCGACTTCCTGGACGTAGCCAAGATCGAGGCCGGCCAACTGGAGCTGGAGCGGAGACCGTTCGACCTCGACCAGACGCTACGCGCCTGCATCGAGATCATGCGCCGCCGGGCCGTGGAAAAGGGCCTGACCCTGCGGGTGGAGGGCCTGGACGCGGCGGCCAGGGAAACGGGCGGCCGTTACCAGGGCGACGGCACGCGCATCAGCCAGGTGATCGGCAACCTGCTGTCGAACGCCATCAAGTTCACGGCGGCCGGCGCGGTGACCCTGCGGGTCCGCACCGAGCCGATTGGCGACGAGACCGCCATCACCTTCGAGATCGAGGACACCGGCATCGGCTTCGACGCCGACCACGCCGCCGGGCTGTTCAGTCGCTTCCACCAGGCCGACGCCTCGATCAGTCGCCGGTTCGGCGGCACGGGCCTGGGCCTGTCGATCTGTCGCTCGCTGGTCGAGATGATGGGCGGTGAGATCTCGGCCGCCTCGACCCCCGGGGTCGGCAGCCGCTTCACCGTGTCGCTGCGCCTGCCCCCTGCGCCGCTTGAGCCGGCCGATGAGCCGCGCGACATCCTGGCCGCGCCGATCGACAGCGACAGCGCCCCGCTGCGGGTTCTGCTGGTCGAGGACCACCCGACAAATCAGCGCGTGGCTCAGCTGATCCTGGCGACCCAGGGGGCCGAGGTCGTCACCGTCAATGACGGGCTGGAGGCCATCGACGCCTTCCGGGCCGCGACCTTCGACGTGGTGCTGATGGACATGCAGATGCCGCGCATGGACGGTCTGGCCGCAACCCGCGCCCTACGCGCGCTGGAGGCCCGGAGCGGCGCGGCCCGCACTCCGATCATCATGCTGAGCGCCAACGCCCTGACCGGCCATCGCGAACAGACCCTGGAAGCCGGCGCCGACCTGCACGTCGCCAAGCCGATCACGGCGGCGAACCTGCTGGCGGGGATCCAGGCGGCTGTCGGTTAG
- a CDS encoding DMT family transporter, giving the protein MTPSRVDLFKDRRFVVGIAVLCCLLWGSAFPAVKAGYALLHVAKTDMATQMLFAGWRFLGAGLILLVLAVLGRRSIALPRERIASVVGLGFVQTTLQYVFFYVGLAHASGVKSSIMNGTGAFFSVILAHLLYANDRLTVRKAAGCLLGFAGVLVVNLGGSKGVKGLDFEFTLLGEGFVVIAAFVLAAASIWGKTLSQKLDPMVMTGWQLAIGGAGLLAIGEIGGGHLSGFDVRSLALLAYMAGLSAAAFALWSLLMKHNPVGMLAVFSFLIPVFGVLLSGLFLHEPVLAWKNAAALALVCGGIWLVTRKKMLPRDAGELSRSD; this is encoded by the coding sequence TTGACCCCTTCCCGCGTTGACCTCTTCAAAGACCGCCGCTTCGTCGTCGGGATCGCCGTGTTGTGCTGTCTGCTCTGGGGCAGCGCCTTTCCGGCGGTGAAGGCGGGTTACGCCCTGCTGCATGTGGCCAAGACCGACATGGCCACGCAGATGCTGTTCGCTGGCTGGCGCTTCCTGGGGGCGGGTCTGATCCTTCTGGTCTTGGCCGTGCTGGGCCGGCGCTCGATCGCCTTGCCGCGCGAACGGATCGCCTCGGTGGTGGGTCTGGGCTTCGTCCAGACCACGCTGCAGTACGTGTTCTTCTATGTGGGCCTGGCGCATGCCAGCGGCGTGAAGTCGTCGATCATGAACGGCACGGGCGCGTTCTTCAGCGTGATCCTGGCGCACCTCCTCTATGCCAACGACCGCCTCACCGTCCGCAAGGCCGCCGGCTGCCTGCTGGGCTTCGCCGGCGTCTTGGTGGTGAACTTGGGCGGATCAAAGGGCGTCAAGGGCCTGGACTTCGAGTTCACCCTGCTGGGCGAGGGCTTCGTGGTCATCGCCGCCTTCGTGCTGGCGGCGGCCTCGATCTGGGGCAAGACCCTCTCGCAGAAGCTGGACCCGATGGTGATGACCGGCTGGCAGCTGGCCATCGGCGGCGCGGGACTGCTGGCGATCGGCGAGATCGGGGGCGGCCACCTCTCCGGCTTCGATGTCCGGTCACTGGCGCTGCTGGCCTATATGGCCGGGCTGTCGGCTGCGGCCTTCGCGCTGTGGAGCCTGCTGATGAAGCACAACCCGGTCGGGATGCTGGCGGTGTTCAGCTTCCTGATCCCGGTGTTCGGCGTGCTGCTGTCGGGGCTGTTCCTGCACGAGCCGGTGCTGGCCTGGAAGAACGCAGCGGCGCTGGCGCTGGTGTGCGGCGGGATCTGGCTGGTGACGCGGAAGAAGATGCTCCCCCGCGATGCGGGGGAGCTGTCGCGGAGCGACTGA
- a CDS encoding LytTR family DNA-binding domain-containing protein, whose product MTARRSNPPLLGTAREWAVDLVVAVGIGVLLGLMGPFGSFFNGGPGVRIAYWVGSVVTGMAVISGLARLGLALAWRRRWPLWLILPAVVLIGALLQGAPLRLVAVALWPEIGRLVTPLAWYGQCVAITTPIVLAYYFIRIRPLVRAHAREALVPVATPAATLDPGAVLYLRMEDHYVRIRTERGSRLEIGPLARVTAGLSGVEGLQTHRSWWVARRAIEGVERDGRNLRLRLVDGQTAPVSRASVAKLRAAGWLAEENPT is encoded by the coding sequence ATGACCGCCCGTCGCTCCAACCCGCCGCTGCTGGGGACCGCCCGTGAATGGGCAGTCGACCTCGTCGTGGCCGTGGGCATCGGCGTGCTGCTGGGGCTGATGGGGCCGTTCGGCAGCTTCTTCAACGGTGGGCCCGGGGTCCGGATCGCCTACTGGGTGGGCAGCGTCGTCACCGGCATGGCTGTCATCAGCGGCCTGGCGCGGCTGGGTCTGGCGCTGGCCTGGCGACGGCGATGGCCGCTCTGGCTGATCCTGCCGGCGGTGGTGCTGATCGGCGCCTTGCTGCAAGGCGCGCCGCTGCGCCTCGTCGCGGTGGCCCTGTGGCCGGAGATCGGCCGGCTGGTCACGCCGCTGGCCTGGTACGGCCAATGCGTGGCGATCACGACGCCGATCGTCCTGGCCTACTATTTCATCCGCATCCGCCCGCTCGTGCGGGCCCACGCGCGCGAGGCGTTGGTCCCGGTGGCGACGCCCGCCGCGACCCTCGACCCCGGCGCGGTGCTCTATCTGCGGATGGAGGACCACTATGTCCGGATCCGCACCGAGCGCGGCTCGCGGCTGGAGATCGGGCCCCTGGCGCGGGTGACGGCGGGGCTCTCGGGCGTGGAGGGGCTGCAGACCCACCGCTCGTGGTGGGTGGCCCGGCGCGCGATCGAAGGCGTCGAACGCGATGGCCGCAACCTGCGTCTGCGGCTCGTCGACGGGCAAACCGCCCCCGTCAGCCGCGCCTCGGTCGCCAAGCTGCGCGCCGCCGGCTGGCTGGCCGAAGAAAATCCAACCTAG
- a CDS encoding putative quinol monooxygenase, translating into MSNPVKIVAILTARAGKAEALRALLAGMVAPSRAEPGNLRWDIWQDQADAARFVLDELYVDNAAVAAHRQTPHFQDYFARINDLAERTALVADPVEVA; encoded by the coding sequence ATGTCGAACCCCGTGAAGATCGTGGCCATCCTGACCGCTCGCGCGGGAAAGGCCGAGGCCTTGCGGGCGCTGCTCGCCGGCATGGTCGCCCCCAGCCGCGCCGAGCCCGGGAACCTGCGCTGGGACATCTGGCAGGACCAGGCGGATGCCGCCCGCTTCGTGCTGGACGAGCTGTATGTCGACAACGCCGCCGTGGCCGCCCACCGCCAGACGCCTCACTTCCAGGACTATTTCGCGCGCATCAACGACCTGGCCGAACGCACCGCCCTGGTCGCCGATCCTGTCGAGGTCGCCTGA
- a CDS encoding M20/M25/M40 family metallo-hydrolase, giving the protein MTLRPSFIALSLALIATPTLAAPKADPTKAVAKMVASPAFKTAAAKLDADFDRTVADIVTLTQIPAPPFKEEARAKAYLEMLKAHGLTNVEMDAEGNVMGVRPGTVTKGKGPFVVLAAHLDTVFPEGTDVKVRREGTKLMAPGIGDDTRSLATLLAYMRALDAAKISTKADILFVGNVGEEGPGDLRGTRFLFNKGPYKGRISAFFSMDGSDPSRIVDRGVGSKRYRVTFKGPGGHSYGAFGLVNPMTAMSQAVVDLYAVQAPKEPKVTYSASVTGGGTSVNSIPNSVFMEFDMRSESAAELAKLDQTFIGILDKAVAGENAARSTGAGKISYDAKVIGERPAGTTPQTSDIVVLTAAAISALGMKPEHQDSSTDSNVPMSLGIPAVTIGSGGKAGRAHALDEWIDVEKAPSVQGMQVGLAALLAVAGVN; this is encoded by the coding sequence ATGACCCTCCGCCCCTCCTTCATCGCGCTGTCGCTGGCCCTCATCGCCACGCCGACGCTCGCCGCGCCAAAGGCCGACCCGACCAAGGCCGTCGCCAAGATGGTCGCGTCGCCCGCCTTCAAGACGGCGGCCGCCAAGCTCGACGCCGACTTCGACCGCACGGTCGCCGACATCGTCACCTTGACGCAGATCCCGGCCCCGCCGTTCAAGGAAGAGGCCCGCGCCAAGGCCTATCTCGAGATGCTCAAGGCCCACGGCCTGACGAACGTCGAGATGGACGCCGAGGGCAATGTCATGGGCGTGCGCCCGGGCACGGTGACCAAGGGCAAGGGTCCGTTCGTGGTCCTGGCCGCCCACCTCGACACCGTCTTTCCCGAAGGCACGGACGTGAAGGTCAGGCGCGAGGGGACCAAGCTGATGGCCCCCGGCATCGGCGACGACACCCGCTCGCTGGCCACCCTGCTGGCCTATATGCGCGCCCTGGACGCGGCCAAGATCTCGACCAAGGCCGACATCCTGTTCGTCGGCAATGTCGGCGAGGAAGGCCCCGGCGACCTGCGCGGCACGCGGTTCCTGTTCAACAAGGGTCCGTACAAGGGCCGGATCAGCGCCTTCTTCTCGATGGACGGCTCGGACCCGTCGCGGATCGTCGATCGCGGCGTCGGCTCCAAGCGCTATCGCGTGACCTTCAAGGGTCCGGGCGGCCACAGCTACGGCGCGTTCGGCCTCGTGAACCCGATGACGGCGATGAGCCAGGCCGTGGTCGACCTCTACGCCGTGCAGGCGCCCAAGGAGCCCAAGGTCACCTATTCGGCCAGCGTCACGGGCGGCGGCACCTCGGTCAATTCGATCCCCAACAGCGTGTTCATGGAGTTCGACATGCGCTCGGAAAGCGCCGCCGAACTGGCCAAGCTGGACCAGACCTTCATCGGCATCCTGGACAAAGCCGTCGCGGGCGAGAACGCCGCCCGCTCCACAGGGGCCGGCAAGATCAGCTACGACGCCAAGGTGATTGGCGAGCGCCCGGCGGGGACGACGCCCCAGACCTCCGACATCGTGGTGCTGACCGCCGCCGCGATCTCGGCCCTGGGCATGAAGCCCGAGCACCAGGACAGCTCGACCGACAGCAACGTACCGATGAGCTTAGGGATTCCCGCCGTCACCATCGGCTCGGGCGGCAAGGCGGGTCGCGCCCATGCGCTGGACGAATGGATCGACGTCGAGAAGGCGCCGAGCGTGCAAGGGATGCAGGTGGGCCTGGCCGCGCTACTGGCCGTGGCGGGGGTGAATTAG
- a CDS encoding chemotaxis protein CheW has protein sequence MTVQVNDTLSYARGQALQVLSFEVGAQTYCVPVSAVREIRGVTPPTPLPEAPPYVRGVINLRGQVMPVIDLSWRLGKGAAQDGSRQVIIVVENHDDVAGLLVDAVCDSFTVEAEHINAPPSLGDGEDSPLVAAVITSGEGDMTVLLAVSRILPERQIALAA, from the coding sequence ATGACCGTCCAAGTGAACGACACCTTGTCCTACGCCCGGGGTCAGGCCCTGCAGGTCCTCTCGTTCGAGGTCGGGGCCCAGACCTATTGCGTCCCCGTCAGCGCGGTGCGCGAGATCCGTGGCGTCACGCCGCCGACCCCGCTGCCGGAGGCTCCGCCCTATGTGCGCGGCGTCATCAACCTGCGTGGCCAGGTCATGCCGGTCATCGACCTGTCGTGGCGCCTGGGCAAGGGCGCGGCCCAGGACGGCTCGCGCCAGGTGATCATCGTGGTCGAGAACCATGACGACGTCGCCGGCCTGCTGGTCGACGCCGTCTGCGACAGCTTCACCGTCGAAGCCGAGCACATCAATGCGCCGCCGTCCCTGGGCGACGGCGAGGACTCCCCGCTGGTCGCGGCCGTGATCACCAGCGGCGAGGGCGACATGACCGTCCTGCTGGCCGTCAGCCGCATCCTGCCGGAACGCCAGATCGCCCTGGCGGCTTAG
- a CDS encoding phosphocholine-specific phospholipase C, with product MPQLDRRSLLAAIGAMTLPPALARAAAIDADVRTGTIKDVEHVVILMQENRGFDHYFGTMAGVRGFGDRFPVPVRDTAKRKDGSVFVQSYGEQLLAPFPLETTKTFAHMRVESTPHSWTNAQDAWDQGRMDRWPDHKHPWSMGYFERADIPFQFALAETFTLCDAYHCATQTGTNTNRLFLWTGTNDPSGTQGGPSISNSHDDFAEKGGAAESYTWTTYPERLLKAGVSWRIYQDMADNFTDNPLAGFKAYRDAHKDVPGSDKRLKDLALSTWHLDKLREDVVAGRLPQVSWIIAPAADSEHPAPSSPAQGADYTARVIDALTADPKVWARTVLIVNFDENDGFFDHMPPPSPPSKDADGKLIGGSTVDLTGMHHTVRNPTEAKSERDDLMNRPYGLGPRVPLYAISPWSRGGWVDSQVFDHTSVIRFLETRFGVMEPNIAPWRRAVCGDLTSCFDFKTPNHKPFAPLPPTAETAARAAKLKEIKPPTPTTVVAPVQAKGTRPSRALPYALAVDGRVKDGAMTLSLTNLGAQAAVLHVYDRLRLDAVPRRYTIGPKASLADTWPAGPHDLWVLGPNGFHQRFTGAATGVEVTARASGGAMRLTLTNTGPEPRIVSVEGGAEPWRVSLAAGATQAKTFATKQGWYDLTVRDAADPTWLRRQAGRIETGKDSISDPLMGGAARLSA from the coding sequence ATGCCCCAGCTCGACCGCCGTAGTCTGCTCGCCGCGATCGGCGCCATGACCCTGCCGCCGGCCCTGGCCCGCGCGGCGGCGATCGACGCCGATGTGCGCACCGGTACGATCAAGGACGTCGAGCACGTGGTGATCCTGATGCAGGAGAACCGCGGCTTCGACCACTATTTCGGGACCATGGCCGGGGTGCGCGGCTTCGGCGACCGCTTCCCGGTTCCGGTGCGCGACACCGCCAAACGCAAGGATGGTTCGGTCTTCGTCCAGAGCTATGGCGAGCAGCTGCTGGCGCCCTTCCCGCTGGAAACCACCAAGACCTTCGCCCACATGCGGGTCGAGAGCACGCCGCACAGCTGGACCAACGCCCAGGACGCCTGGGACCAGGGCCGCATGGACCGCTGGCCGGACCACAAGCACCCCTGGTCGATGGGCTATTTCGAGCGCGCCGACATCCCGTTCCAGTTCGCCCTGGCCGAGACCTTCACCCTCTGCGACGCCTATCACTGCGCGACCCAGACCGGCACCAACACCAACCGCCTGTTCCTGTGGACCGGGACCAACGATCCCTCCGGCACGCAAGGCGGCCCGTCGATCTCGAACTCGCACGACGACTTCGCCGAAAAGGGCGGGGCGGCGGAATCCTACACCTGGACCACCTATCCCGAACGGCTGCTGAAGGCGGGCGTCTCCTGGCGGATCTACCAGGACATGGCCGACAACTTCACCGACAACCCGCTGGCCGGCTTCAAGGCCTATCGCGACGCCCACAAGGACGTTCCGGGTTCGGACAAGCGCCTAAAGGACCTGGCCCTCTCCACCTGGCATCTGGACAAGCTGCGCGAGGACGTCGTCGCCGGCCGCCTGCCCCAGGTGTCGTGGATCATCGCCCCGGCCGCCGACAGTGAGCACCCGGCCCCGTCCAGCCCGGCCCAGGGCGCCGACTACACCGCCCGGGTCATCGACGCCCTGACCGCCGATCCCAAGGTCTGGGCGCGGACGGTGCTGATCGTCAACTTCGACGAGAACGACGGCTTCTTCGACCACATGCCGCCGCCGTCGCCGCCGTCCAAGGACGCGGACGGCAAGCTGATCGGCGGCTCGACCGTGGACCTGACCGGCATGCACCACACGGTGCGCAACCCGACCGAGGCCAAGTCCGAGCGCGACGACCTGATGAACCGCCCCTATGGCCTGGGCCCGCGCGTGCCCCTCTACGCCATCTCGCCGTGGAGCCGGGGCGGCTGGGTCGACAGCCAGGTCTTCGACCACACCTCGGTGATCCGCTTCCTGGAGACGCGCTTCGGGGTGATGGAGCCCAATATCGCGCCCTGGCGGCGGGCGGTGTGCGGCGACCTGACCTCGTGCTTCGACTTCAAGACCCCGAACCACAAGCCGTTCGCCCCGCTGCCGCCGACCGCCGAAACAGCGGCCCGCGCGGCCAAGCTGAAGGAGATCAAGCCGCCGACGCCGACGACCGTGGTCGCGCCGGTCCAGGCCAAGGGGACCCGTCCCTCGCGCGCCCTGCCCTACGCCCTGGCCGTGGATGGTCGGGTGAAGGACGGGGCCATGACCCTGAGCCTGACCAATTTGGGCGCGCAGGCGGCGGTGCTGCACGTCTATGACCGCCTGCGACTGGACGCGGTTCCGCGCCGCTACACGATCGGTCCGAAGGCCTCGCTGGCGGACACCTGGCCGGCCGGTCCCCATGATCTGTGGGTGCTGGGTCCGAACGGCTTCCACCAGCGCTTCACCGGCGCCGCGACGGGGGTCGAGGTCACCGCGCGGGCCAGCGGCGGCGCGATGCGGCTGACCCTGACCAACACCGGCCCCGAACCGCGCATCGTCTCGGTCGAAGGCGGCGCCGAGCCGTGGCGCGTCAGCCTGGCGGCCGGCGCGACCCAGGCCAAGACCTTCGCCACCAAGCAGGGCTGGTACGACCTGACCGTCCGCGACGCCGCCGATCCGACGTGGCTGCGGCGGCAGGCGGGACGGATCGAGACCGGCAAGGATTCGATCAGCGATCCGCTGATGGGCGGCGCGGCGCGGCTTTCCGCATAA
- the ctrA gene encoding response regulator transcription factor CtrA, whose protein sequence is MRVLLIEDDSATAQTIELMLKSEGFNVYTTDLGEEGVDLGKIYDYDLILLDLNLPDMSGIDVLRTLRVAKINTPIMILSGSSEIDTKVKTFSGGADDYMTKPFHKDEMIARIHAVVRRSKGHAQSVIKTGDIVVNLDAKTVEVNSNRVHLTGKEYQMLELLSLRKGTTLTKEMFLNHLYGGMDEPELKIIDVFICKLRKKLAASAHGKHHIETVWGRGYVLRDPNEQVNAA, encoded by the coding sequence ATGCGCGTACTGTTGATCGAGGATGACAGCGCGACTGCGCAGACCATCGAGTTGATGCTGAAGTCTGAAGGCTTCAACGTCTATACGACGGATCTGGGTGAAGAAGGCGTGGATCTGGGCAAGATCTACGACTACGATCTCATCCTGCTCGATCTCAATCTTCCTGACATGAGCGGCATCGATGTTCTGCGCACCTTGCGGGTCGCGAAGATCAACACGCCGATCATGATCCTGTCGGGTTCTTCGGAGATCGACACGAAGGTGAAGACCTTCTCGGGCGGCGCCGACGACTACATGACCAAGCCCTTCCACAAGGACGAGATGATCGCCCGCATCCATGCGGTGGTTCGTCGTTCGAAGGGTCACGCCCAATCGGTCATCAAGACCGGCGACATCGTGGTCAACCTGGACGCCAAGACGGTCGAAGTGAACAGCAACCGCGTTCACCTGACCGGCAAGGAATACCAGATGCTGGAGCTGCTTTCCCTGCGCAAGGGCACGACCCTGACCAAGGAAATGTTCCTGAACCACCTGTACGGCGGCATGGACGAGCCGGAACTGAAGATCATCGACGTCTTCATCTGCAAGCTGCGCAAGAAGCTGGCGGCCTCGGCCCACGGCAAGCACCACATCGAGACGGTCTGGGGCCGCGGCTACGTGCTGCGCGACCCGAACGAGCAGGTTAACGCCGCCTAA
- a CDS encoding peptidoglycan DD-metalloendopeptidase family protein, with translation MQEFDPRRSATRWAPRVFTAVAGLAALALGWKLTADDVKPASVRAPLDPAALAALQHVAFASAEAQPGFERPENIAVKVRPGETLQGAVQRAGVAPEDAQAVVATLQGAIDTVNIKAGMAFEAAIAQRRSGRGGIGGGPARLIGLSMRTSPNSTLTVSRTFDGALRLRELEEKIKDEKKVACGEMNGSFYESVANVGGTPAVISEAAKLFSHKIDFSRDIHEGDRFCLVFDRKVTESGRTIEAGDLEYAEVKGQKFYAFDRRDSDGKPQFFDELGKNIKGFLLRTPVDGARITSVFGMRKHPVLGYTRAHQGVDFGAGTGTPILAAGDGVVLEAKRWGGYGNWLRIRHAGQWDTGYGHISRYAPGIHAGSRVRQGQVVAYVGATGLASGPHLHYEVWLKGQRVNPIGAKVPQGTILAGSELASFKSQKSRIDRMLAEGGQPVSGDDTPKLALADIEKAKTSLR, from the coding sequence ATGCAGGAATTTGATCCGCGACGCAGCGCCACGCGCTGGGCGCCGAGGGTGTTCACCGCCGTGGCTGGCCTGGCCGCCCTGGCGCTGGGCTGGAAGCTGACCGCCGACGACGTGAAGCCGGCCTCAGTCCGCGCGCCCCTTGATCCTGCCGCCCTCGCGGCCCTGCAGCACGTGGCCTTCGCCAGCGCCGAGGCCCAGCCCGGGTTCGAGCGTCCCGAGAACATCGCCGTCAAGGTTCGTCCCGGTGAGACCCTGCAGGGCGCCGTGCAACGGGCCGGCGTCGCCCCCGAGGACGCCCAGGCGGTCGTCGCGACGCTTCAGGGCGCCATCGACACCGTCAACATCAAGGCGGGCATGGCCTTCGAGGCCGCCATCGCCCAGCGCCGCAGTGGTCGTGGAGGAATTGGGGGAGGCCCGGCCCGCCTGATCGGCCTGTCGATGCGCACCAGCCCCAACTCGACCCTGACCGTCTCGCGCACCTTCGACGGCGCCCTGCGCCTGCGCGAGCTGGAAGAGAAGATCAAGGACGAGAAGAAGGTCGCCTGCGGCGAGATGAACGGCTCGTTCTACGAGAGCGTGGCCAATGTCGGCGGCACGCCGGCCGTGATCAGCGAGGCGGCCAAGCTGTTTTCGCACAAGATCGACTTCTCGCGCGACATCCACGAGGGCGACCGCTTCTGCCTGGTGTTCGACCGCAAGGTCACCGAGAGCGGCCGCACCATCGAGGCTGGCGACCTGGAATATGCCGAGGTCAAGGGCCAGAAGTTCTACGCCTTCGACCGCCGCGACAGCGACGGCAAGCCGCAGTTTTTCGACGAACTGGGCAAGAACATCAAAGGCTTCCTGCTGCGCACCCCCGTGGACGGCGCGCGGATCACCTCGGTGTTCGGCATGCGCAAGCACCCCGTGCTGGGCTACACCCGCGCCCACCAGGGCGTCGACTTTGGGGCGGGCACCGGCACGCCGATTCTGGCCGCCGGCGATGGCGTCGTGCTGGAGGCCAAGCGCTGGGGCGGCTATGGCAACTGGCTGCGCATCCGCCACGCGGGCCAGTGGGACACCGGCTACGGCCACATCTCGCGCTACGCGCCCGGCATCCACGCCGGCTCGCGCGTTCGTCAGGGCCAGGTGGTCGCCTATGTCGGCGCGACCGGTTTGGCGTCCGGTCCGCACCTGCACTACGAGGTCTGGCTGAAGGGCCAGCGGGTCAATCCGATCGGCGCGAAGGTCCCGCAGGGCACGATCCTGGCCGGCTCGGAACTGGCCTCGTTCAAGTCGCAGAAGTCGCGCATCGACCGGATGCTGGCCGAAGGCGGCCAACCCGTCAGCGGCGACGACACCCCGAAACTGGCCCTGGCGGATATTGAAAAGGCCAAGACCTCGCTGCGCTAA